One stretch of Saccharomonospora xinjiangensis XJ-54 DNA includes these proteins:
- a CDS encoding FAD-dependent oxidoreductase: MSVEYTDVVIVGGGMAGTSAAAYLSANGLSVVLLEKQERYADIVRGEWFAPWGIQEAQRLGVDEAIAFGGGWEIREWTQWDEVVAPDEAETVDMTHFVPGVGGPLGFPHHTVCEAIAEQAADTGAKVVMGAQRCEVTAGPEPSVRYELDGESHEVRARIIIGATGRGGRVGRQIGVSMATSVHHWGGGVRVEGIDDWPMDVQAMGTEGEKNFMVFPQGDGRARLYINFPTHNKHRYRGDGGIERFLADFELSALPDGGKSVYAAAKPIGPLKVWPSITMRPEQSIVTQGVVLVGDEAGNADTVLGTGLSCALRDVRLVCDILLKESDWSPEAFRPYLKEREFRMERLVFGASVISTLQCEFGPEATERRRRARRLMAENPAAQVLGLLNMVPPEEVPEFGFSEFFAERLFRETA, translated from the coding sequence ATGAGTGTGGAGTACACCGACGTCGTCATCGTGGGCGGAGGGATGGCAGGCACCTCGGCCGCCGCGTACCTCAGCGCGAACGGGCTGTCGGTCGTGCTACTGGAGAAGCAGGAGCGCTACGCCGACATCGTCCGAGGTGAGTGGTTCGCGCCGTGGGGCATACAGGAGGCCCAACGGCTCGGTGTGGACGAGGCGATCGCGTTCGGGGGCGGCTGGGAGATCCGCGAATGGACCCAGTGGGACGAGGTGGTAGCCCCTGACGAGGCCGAGACCGTGGACATGACGCATTTCGTCCCCGGCGTCGGAGGGCCGCTCGGCTTCCCTCATCACACGGTGTGCGAGGCGATCGCCGAGCAGGCCGCCGACACCGGGGCGAAGGTCGTCATGGGGGCGCAGCGCTGCGAGGTGACGGCGGGACCGGAGCCGTCGGTGCGCTACGAACTCGACGGGGAGAGCCACGAGGTGCGCGCCCGGATCATCATCGGCGCCACCGGCCGAGGCGGCAGGGTGGGCAGGCAGATCGGCGTCTCGATGGCCACGTCCGTGCACCACTGGGGCGGTGGAGTGCGCGTGGAAGGGATCGACGACTGGCCCATGGACGTCCAGGCGATGGGCACCGAGGGCGAGAAGAACTTCATGGTGTTCCCGCAGGGGGACGGCAGAGCCCGGCTGTACATCAACTTCCCGACGCACAACAAGCACCGGTACCGGGGAGACGGGGGCATCGAACGGTTCCTCGCCGACTTCGAGTTGAGTGCGCTCCCCGACGGCGGCAAGTCCGTCTACGCCGCGGCGAAACCGATCGGCCCGCTGAAGGTGTGGCCGTCGATCACGATGAGGCCTGAGCAGTCCATCGTCACGCAGGGCGTCGTGCTCGTCGGCGACGAGGCAGGCAACGCCGACACCGTGCTGGGTACCGGGCTGTCCTGCGCGCTGCGGGACGTCCGGCTGGTGTGCGACATCCTCCTGAAGGAGAGCGACTGGTCGCCCGAGGCGTTCCGGCCGTACCTGAAGGAACGCGAGTTCCGGATGGAACGGCTCGTGTTCGGCGCCTCGGTCATCTCCACATTGCAGTGCGAGTTCGGCCCCGAGGCGACCGAACGCCGTCGCCGCGCGCGCAGGCTCATGGCCGAGAACCCCGCGGCTCAAGTGCTCGGCCTGCTCAACATGGTTCCGCCGGAGGAAGTTCCGGAGTTCGGCTTCAGCGAGTTCTTCGCGGAGCGCCTGTTCAGGGAGACCGCATGA
- a CDS encoding ABC transporter permease yields MKPRPIAALVVANLLRQVRDRVGLFFMVVMPFVTILFVGLAMGGTSGDDELPVGVYAQRTDPVADAVVAELERGGQVVVERLDSVEKLREEVSRGTVAAGLMITPGDAELDLVLAQTNGTTLAARAAIDVAVGKVAAVLEAQRAAERAGATPEEAARYVRQAQADAAPATVDVRTSEGEEGGQPSGFAYTAPANLLLFTFINSMAVAAALVESKRLGMIRRSVAAPVRESRILLGEAVSRFAVALAQSLLIIVVSALLFGVEWGDPLGVAVVVGVFCLVATGAAMLVGAYVRSPQQAPAIGPPLGIVLGMLGGCLWPREVAGEPLNTLGYLFPHAWGMDALLALTEPGAGLPDVVTEVAVIAGMAVVVLGVALVVFRKRAVLVA; encoded by the coding sequence ATGAAGCCTCGTCCGATCGCCGCGCTGGTGGTGGCGAACCTGCTGCGGCAGGTGCGTGACAGGGTGGGTTTGTTCTTCATGGTCGTCATGCCGTTCGTGACGATCCTGTTCGTGGGACTCGCCATGGGCGGCACGTCCGGCGACGACGAACTACCCGTAGGCGTGTACGCGCAGCGAACCGATCCGGTGGCCGACGCCGTGGTGGCCGAACTCGAGCGGGGCGGCCAGGTCGTCGTCGAGAGGTTGGACTCGGTCGAGAAGCTGCGGGAGGAGGTGAGCAGGGGTACGGTGGCGGCGGGCTTGATGATCACGCCTGGTGACGCGGAACTCGACCTCGTCCTGGCACAGACCAACGGCACGACACTGGCGGCCCGCGCCGCCATCGATGTCGCCGTGGGCAAGGTGGCCGCCGTGCTCGAGGCTCAGCGCGCCGCGGAACGTGCGGGTGCCACGCCGGAGGAGGCGGCCCGGTACGTGCGCCAGGCGCAGGCCGACGCCGCGCCCGCCACGGTTGACGTTCGCACAAGCGAGGGCGAGGAGGGCGGTCAGCCCAGCGGCTTCGCCTACACCGCGCCCGCCAACCTGCTCCTGTTCACCTTCATCAATTCCATGGCCGTCGCCGCGGCGCTCGTGGAGAGCAAACGTCTCGGGATGATCCGCCGTTCCGTCGCGGCGCCGGTGCGTGAAAGCCGCATCCTGCTCGGTGAGGCGGTGAGCCGCTTCGCCGTCGCGCTGGCACAGTCACTGCTCATCATCGTGGTGAGCGCGCTGCTGTTCGGCGTCGAATGGGGCGATCCGCTCGGCGTCGCCGTGGTGGTGGGCGTCTTCTGCCTTGTGGCCACCGGCGCGGCGATGCTCGTGGGTGCCTACGTCCGGTCCCCGCAACAGGCACCCGCCATCGGGCCGCCGCTCGGGATCGTGCTGGGCATGCTTGGCGGATGCCTGTGGCCGAGGGAAGTGGCAGGGGAGCCCTTGAACACCCTCGGCTACCTCTTTCCCCACGCGTGGGGCATGGACGCGCTCCTGGCGCTCACGGAGCCGGGCGCGGGCCTGCCCGATGTGGTGACCGAGGTGGCCGTGATCGCGGGCATGGCGGTGGTGGTGCTCGGTGTGGCACTCGTGGTGTTCCGCAAACGCGCGGTGCTCGTGGCCTGA
- a CDS encoding alpha/beta fold hydrolase, with product MTARQSLITDSVHVNGVDLAYVDKGEGDPVVLLHGFPDSHYLWRHQIDPLVEAGFRVIVPDLRGFGESSKPQEIDAYDMRTIVNDVVGLTQHLGIGKAHIVGHDWGAAIAWMYAFLMPRRVDHLAVFSVGHPGVFAMPTIEQRRASWYMLFYQFPGVSEQLLRRNGWRLFKEIMGAEGDYQRYPRELAKPGALTSALNWYRANRSPEAELRVERNFPPVLAPTLGVWSTGDKAMLEEGMTGSAKFVKGPWRYERVENSSHWIPLDQPELTTTLLKGFLGTEKPAAMPTRRRRL from the coding sequence ATGACCGCGAGACAGTCATTGATCACCGATTCGGTTCACGTCAACGGGGTTGATCTCGCCTACGTCGATAAGGGCGAGGGAGACCCGGTCGTGCTGCTGCACGGCTTCCCCGACTCGCACTACCTGTGGCGGCATCAGATCGACCCGCTCGTGGAGGCGGGGTTCCGGGTGATCGTCCCGGACCTGCGGGGTTTCGGGGAGTCGAGCAAGCCGCAGGAGATCGACGCCTACGACATGCGCACGATCGTCAACGACGTCGTGGGCTTGACCCAGCACCTCGGGATCGGCAAGGCGCACATCGTCGGTCACGACTGGGGCGCCGCGATCGCGTGGATGTACGCCTTCCTCATGCCCCGTCGCGTCGATCACCTCGCGGTGTTCTCGGTGGGGCATCCGGGAGTCTTCGCGATGCCGACGATCGAGCAGCGCAGGGCGAGCTGGTACATGCTCTTCTACCAGTTCCCCGGGGTCAGTGAGCAACTGCTGCGGCGCAACGGATGGCGGTTGTTCAAGGAGATCATGGGTGCCGAGGGCGACTACCAGCGGTACCCGCGCGAACTCGCGAAGCCTGGCGCGCTGACGTCGGCGCTGAACTGGTACAGGGCCAACCGCTCACCCGAGGCGGAGCTGCGCGTGGAACGGAACTTCCCGCCCGTGCTGGCTCCGACGCTCGGGGTGTGGTCAACGGGCGACAAGGCCATGTTGGAGGAGGGCATGACGGGCTCGGCGAAGTTCGTCAAGGGCCCGTGGCGCTACGAGCGCGTCGAGAACTCCAGCCACTGGATTCCGCTCGACCAGCCGGAACTGACGACCACGTTGCTGAAGGGTTTCCTCGGTACCGAAAAGCCCGCGGCGATGCCGACGCGCAGGCGCAGGCTCTGA
- a CDS encoding ACP S-malonyltransferase yields MIGFVFPGQGTVRVGMGGWLRRDPVGGAILRRADELSPEPISALCARGPLPRLVDTAHAQPAVTACNLAALAVLRAKGHKPDVVAGHSVGELSALCAAGVMDVDTTIRLVGARARLMSALPETGGMASVLGLSVERVEQLAELAAAPGEPLVVGLENAADQVVVSGSFAAIERFTAAAGEARKIVALKVSNAFHSPLMAGAVDGWAEAVRSAPLRPPEIPVIPNVTAEPTTDLATIVDALIEQLTGRVLWSRTMRELAVAEHCVEVGDSKALSGMLRTEGVRCVSMAAPTALRTLAALVAT; encoded by the coding sequence GTGATCGGTTTCGTGTTCCCCGGTCAGGGCACGGTCCGCGTCGGCATGGGCGGCTGGTTGCGACGCGATCCCGTCGGCGGCGCGATCCTGCGCAGGGCGGACGAGCTGTCGCCTGAGCCGATCAGCGCGCTCTGTGCGCGGGGACCGCTGCCTCGGCTGGTGGACACGGCACACGCTCAGCCTGCCGTCACGGCATGCAACCTCGCCGCGCTGGCCGTGTTGCGGGCGAAGGGCCACAAGCCGGACGTCGTCGCGGGGCACAGCGTCGGCGAACTGAGCGCACTGTGCGCGGCCGGGGTCATGGACGTCGATACGACGATCCGGCTGGTGGGTGCGCGGGCCCGGCTGATGTCCGCACTCCCCGAGACCGGCGGCATGGCCTCCGTTCTGGGACTTTCCGTCGAACGGGTCGAGCAGCTCGCCGAACTGGCCGCCGCGCCGGGTGAGCCGTTGGTCGTGGGACTGGAGAACGCGGCGGACCAGGTGGTTGTCTCAGGTTCGTTCGCGGCGATCGAGCGGTTCACGGCAGCGGCGGGTGAGGCCCGCAAGATCGTGGCACTGAAGGTGAGCAATGCGTTCCATTCCCCGCTGATGGCCGGTGCGGTGGACGGCTGGGCCGAGGCGGTGCGCTCCGCGCCCCTTCGGCCACCGGAGATTCCCGTGATCCCCAACGTCACGGCCGAGCCGACAACCGACCTCGCGACCATTGTGGACGCACTCATCGAGCAGCTCACCGGCAGGGTTTTGTGGTCACGCACCATGCGTGAGCTGGCCGTGGCGGAGCACTGCGTCGAGGTGGGGGACAGCAAGGCGCTGAGCGGGATGCTGCGCACCGAGGGCGTTCGCTGCGTGAGCATGGCGGCGCCGACCGCGTTACGCACGTTGGCCGCGTTGGTCGCGACATGA
- a CDS encoding phosphopantetheinyl transferase — translation MSVPRMLFGIDLVDVRRVARALDRNGVVYARHVLAEDEQCLHTDRTLATAAGVAVKEGFVKAVGGRPPGFSWHDFVAQGPGGSPALIDRSLAGALPPISAATGIELTEVRTYTVRGASRDAALARLGEAPGETSVVGAARWGRRHEVIVALAILVTISAKENS, via the coding sequence GTGAGCGTGCCCCGGATGCTGTTCGGGATCGACCTCGTGGACGTCCGGCGGGTCGCGCGTGCGCTCGACCGCAACGGTGTTGTGTACGCCAGGCACGTGCTCGCGGAGGACGAACAGTGCCTCCACACCGACCGGACGCTGGCGACCGCCGCTGGTGTCGCGGTGAAGGAGGGTTTCGTCAAGGCGGTCGGCGGCAGACCACCCGGGTTCTCCTGGCACGACTTCGTCGCGCAAGGGCCTGGTGGCTCGCCTGCCCTGATCGACCGCTCGCTGGCAGGCGCGTTGCCTCCGATCTCCGCGGCCACCGGCATCGAACTGACCGAAGTGCGTACCTACACGGTGCGCGGTGCCAGCCGGGACGCGGCGCTGGCCCGGCTCGGCGAAGCCCCCGGCGAGACGTCGGTGGTGGGCGCCGCTCGCTGGGGACGACGCCACGAGGTGATCGTCGCTCTTGCCATACTCGTCACGATTTCCGCGAAGGAGAACTCATGA
- a CDS encoding nitroreductase family protein → MTSVPFDVLETDRLLTTTRSVRRRLDFERPVPRSVIEEALEVAVQAPTANNQQNWRWVVITEAAVKERLAELIDISWRFHQKEVWTASGRRRNSRQAQRNNDSAAQLAAEIAKVPVLVIPCVLGRPPDIGAIDAEWLRSRPADAATARDDVRIGAMRASTFYGSIFPAIWSFQLALRSRGLGSTITCLHLPFERQVGELLGIPAGVTQVCMVPVAYTVGTDFRPANRYPAKSRTSWERWQA, encoded by the coding sequence ATGACGTCGGTGCCCTTCGACGTGCTGGAAACCGACCGGCTGCTCACCACGACCCGGTCGGTGCGGAGGAGGCTGGACTTCGAACGGCCGGTGCCTCGCTCGGTGATCGAGGAGGCACTCGAGGTCGCTGTCCAGGCTCCCACGGCGAACAACCAGCAGAACTGGCGCTGGGTCGTCATCACGGAGGCGGCCGTGAAGGAGCGGCTCGCGGAGCTGATCGACATCTCGTGGCGGTTCCACCAGAAAGAGGTCTGGACCGCGTCGGGACGGCGGCGAAACAGCAGGCAGGCGCAGCGCAACAACGACTCCGCCGCACAGCTGGCCGCCGAGATCGCCAAGGTGCCGGTGCTCGTCATCCCGTGCGTGCTCGGCAGGCCGCCGGACATCGGCGCGATCGATGCGGAGTGGCTGCGTTCCCGCCCCGCCGACGCGGCGACGGCGCGCGACGACGTCCGTATCGGCGCGATGCGGGCCAGCACCTTCTACGGCTCGATCTTCCCGGCGATCTGGTCGTTCCAGCTCGCACTCCGCAGCCGTGGCCTCGGCAGCACGATTACGTGCCTGCACCTGCCGTTCGAACGGCAGGTCGGGGAGTTGCTCGGCATACCGGCCGGGGTGACGCAGGTCTGCATGGTGCCCGTGGCGTACACGGTCGGCACCGACTTCCGCCCCGCGAACCGGTACCCGGCGAAGTCGCGTACGAGTTGGGAGAGGTGGCAGGCATGA
- a CDS encoding ABC transporter permease translates to MGSKFGPLAVIVGQELRSRLRDGTAVLIAFVAPVLLATLFGVALGDDGDEGPLHTAIGVVDDDGGEFPASVQREAMKTEELREVLEFRQFEGESGARNALDAGEVGAVLVFPPGFSDSVSAGEGGSVSVLESVDAPFAGAIARSLVNQISALVEARTLAVKASLDAGVPADEVKLFVEDNGAAGPALRISGDTVAAAEVEMTVHYGAGMAVMFAFFVVGTSARSLLTERQLGTLDRMRAAPIPLWTTLAGKAAVGFLLALVSMCVTWVSSVLIFGTDWGDPAAVFLLLLGHTFAATMLVLLAASRARTDAQVDGFVMAISFVFALLGGSIVPVYNLPDFLQAATLATPNGWVSTGLGELAEAGAGVSAVATPVAVLLGIGVLAAIPAFLRFAKGRFA, encoded by the coding sequence GTGGGGAGCAAGTTCGGGCCGCTGGCTGTGATCGTCGGCCAGGAACTGAGGTCCCGCTTGCGGGACGGAACCGCCGTGTTGATCGCCTTCGTCGCGCCGGTCCTGCTGGCGACGCTGTTCGGCGTCGCACTCGGCGACGACGGCGACGAAGGGCCGTTGCACACCGCGATCGGAGTCGTTGACGACGACGGTGGCGAGTTCCCCGCCAGCGTGCAGCGGGAGGCGATGAAGACGGAGGAACTGCGGGAGGTGCTCGAATTCCGGCAGTTCGAAGGGGAATCCGGCGCGCGGAACGCCTTGGACGCCGGTGAGGTCGGCGCGGTCCTCGTGTTCCCTCCCGGTTTCAGCGACAGTGTCAGTGCCGGTGAGGGTGGCTCGGTCTCGGTGCTGGAGTCGGTTGACGCGCCGTTCGCGGGTGCCATCGCCAGAAGCCTGGTCAACCAGATCTCGGCGCTGGTTGAGGCGAGAACGCTGGCCGTGAAAGCCTCGCTCGACGCGGGCGTGCCCGCCGACGAGGTGAAGCTGTTCGTCGAGGACAACGGGGCGGCCGGTCCCGCGCTGCGGATCTCGGGTGACACGGTGGCGGCGGCCGAGGTCGAGATGACAGTCCACTACGGCGCGGGGATGGCGGTCATGTTCGCGTTCTTCGTGGTGGGGACGTCGGCCCGGAGCCTGCTCACCGAACGGCAGCTCGGCACGCTCGACCGCATGCGGGCCGCGCCGATTCCGTTGTGGACGACCCTCGCAGGCAAGGCGGCCGTGGGCTTCCTGCTCGCGCTCGTGAGCATGTGCGTCACGTGGGTCTCCTCGGTTCTCATCTTCGGCACCGACTGGGGCGATCCGGCGGCGGTGTTCCTGCTGCTGCTCGGGCACACCTTCGCCGCGACGATGCTCGTGCTGCTCGCGGCGAGCAGGGCGAGAACCGACGCGCAGGTGGACGGGTTCGTCATGGCGATCTCTTTCGTCTTCGCGCTTCTCGGGGGCAGCATCGTCCCGGTGTACAACCTGCCGGACTTCCTCCAGGCAGCGACCCTGGCGACACCCAACGGCTGGGTCTCGACGGGGCTCGGCGAGCTGGCCGAGGCCGGTGCCGGGGTGTCGGCCGTCGCCACACCGGTGGCGGTACTGCTCGGCATCGGGGTGCTCGCGGCCATCCCGGCGTTCCTGCGGTTCGCGAAGGGACGGTTCGCATGA
- a CDS encoding nuclear transport factor 2 family protein, producing the protein MTLTETARHWVSAWRTGSAEEVAAVIASFADPDTREPVRGEALTGHLDAVFRRFPKWTLDVETVADAGPTAVVTWTLTAPHRAPYLGIPVTGGGAEVRGVRGCDVLSLVDGEVHVRRYHDRLGIAESLGHTARFLPPPTPDMEYGTSFRAATDRTTQPGAFTLTWLDARDEEEGAEVTLLSTEVVKALRPTKGFLGAAIFEIGNRKYTLSAFDTLASVRAVHARPHQRAMRKFFKGGLCTGAYTSVWQLERDSLYLRCPSCDVMVSAAEGASCDCGWTPPPSPLFSQPEE; encoded by the coding sequence ATGACTCTCACGGAGACGGCCAGGCACTGGGTGTCGGCGTGGCGGACCGGCAGCGCTGAGGAGGTGGCAGCCGTCATCGCCTCCTTCGCCGACCCGGACACGCGGGAGCCGGTGCGGGGCGAGGCGCTGACCGGCCATCTCGACGCCGTGTTCCGCAGGTTTCCGAAATGGACACTCGACGTGGAGACGGTGGCCGACGCCGGGCCGACCGCTGTCGTCACCTGGACCCTCACCGCGCCGCACCGCGCGCCGTATCTCGGTATCCCGGTGACCGGGGGCGGGGCGGAGGTGCGCGGAGTGCGGGGCTGCGACGTGCTCAGCCTCGTGGACGGCGAGGTTCACGTCAGGCGCTACCACGATCGCCTCGGCATCGCCGAGTCACTCGGCCACACCGCCCGGTTCCTCCCGCCGCCCACCCCGGACATGGAGTACGGAACGAGTTTCCGCGCGGCCACCGACCGCACCACACAGCCTGGCGCGTTCACGTTGACCTGGCTCGACGCCCGTGACGAGGAGGAGGGTGCCGAGGTCACGTTGCTCAGCACCGAGGTGGTCAAAGCACTGCGGCCCACCAAGGGTTTCCTCGGCGCGGCAATCTTCGAGATCGGCAACCGGAAGTACACCCTCAGCGCCTTCGACACGCTCGCGTCCGTGCGCGCGGTGCACGCGCGCCCTCACCAGCGGGCCATGCGCAAGTTCTTCAAGGGCGGTCTGTGCACCGGTGCCTACACCAGCGTGTGGCAACTGGAGCGCGACAGCCTCTACCTGCGGTGCCCTTCCTGCGACGTGATGGTGTCCGCCGCCGAAGGCGCTTCCTGCGACTGCGGGTGGACCCCTCCGCCCAGCCCCCTGTTCTCGCAGCCCGAGGAGTGA
- a CDS encoding alpha/beta fold hydrolase: MTTFTAEHHNTPGDGPLVAFMSALFAGKWIWDQPFGALAAAGRPVLRTNEAICAIDAKVAGSIERLGDAFLESCDEAGVGEVVVCANSLGGLVAIDLAGRFPDRVRGIVVSGAPGLSTEPDVGLSMDRRGSVKLATDQFRERMLSALFHGEPLFTEEQILATGELLATGPAMVAMARSLRATRTYRVPDGLDKVRCPSLYVWGRHDRMTPVQPWQDLVARYQDTEFVTVDDCGHIPMVERGDDYTRRLLEFLDRVAG; the protein is encoded by the coding sequence GTGACCACCTTCACCGCCGAACACCACAACACCCCTGGCGACGGGCCCCTCGTCGCCTTCATGTCCGCGTTGTTCGCGGGCAAGTGGATCTGGGACCAGCCGTTCGGGGCGCTGGCCGCTGCCGGCCGTCCCGTGCTGCGCACCAACGAGGCGATCTGTGCCATCGACGCGAAAGTGGCGGGCTCCATCGAACGACTCGGCGACGCGTTCCTGGAGTCCTGTGACGAAGCGGGCGTGGGCGAGGTCGTCGTGTGTGCCAACTCGCTCGGCGGGCTCGTGGCGATCGACCTGGCAGGCCGGTTTCCCGACCGGGTCCGCGGCATCGTGGTCAGCGGTGCGCCCGGCCTGAGCACCGAGCCCGATGTCGGCCTGAGCATGGACCGCAGGGGCAGCGTGAAGCTCGCGACCGATCAGTTCCGGGAACGGATGCTGAGCGCCCTGTTCCACGGCGAGCCGTTGTTCACCGAGGAACAGATCCTCGCGACGGGTGAGTTGCTCGCGACAGGTCCGGCCATGGTCGCGATGGCGCGCAGTCTCAGGGCCACCCGCACTTACCGCGTCCCTGACGGGTTGGACAAGGTGCGCTGCCCTTCGCTGTACGTATGGGGCAGGCACGACAGGATGACCCCGGTGCAGCCGTGGCAGGACCTGGTGGCGCGCTACCAGGACACCGAGTTCGTCACGGTGGACGACTGCGGTCACATCCCGATGGTCGAGCGAGGCGACGACTACACCCGGCGGCTTCTGGAGTTCCTCGACCGGGTGGCGGGGTGA
- a CDS encoding ABC transporter ATP-binding protein, protein MTAALHCENLVKRYGDRTVVDHVGFHIDPGEAYGLLGPNGAGKTTTISMVMGLLKPDEGSVRVNGIDVEADPVAAKRLIGYVPQEIALYPELTARENLRYFGRLYGLPRKQLARRIDEVLAAVGLTNRGDDKVQTYSGGMKRRTNIGVALLHEPKLLILDEPTVGVDPQSRVAILDNVERLVGEGMSLLYTSHYMEEVERICTRVGIMDKGRVVADGTRRELVAELGGTDRIELVLDGDADAAVEKLRVLEGVTEAVITGPNSVRLLAVEGRHLLPSLLAAVAGAATVTGVEVIEPDLEAAFLHLTGSTLRD, encoded by the coding sequence ATGACCGCTGCTCTGCACTGCGAGAACCTCGTCAAACGGTACGGTGACAGGACGGTGGTCGATCACGTCGGCTTCCACATCGACCCCGGCGAGGCGTACGGACTGCTCGGGCCGAACGGGGCGGGGAAGACCACCACCATCTCGATGGTGATGGGGCTGCTGAAACCCGACGAAGGGTCGGTGCGGGTCAACGGCATCGACGTGGAGGCCGACCCGGTGGCCGCGAAACGGCTCATCGGCTACGTGCCGCAGGAGATCGCCCTCTATCCCGAGCTGACGGCGAGGGAGAACCTGCGGTACTTCGGACGGCTCTACGGCCTGCCGAGGAAGCAACTCGCCCGCCGCATCGACGAGGTGCTCGCCGCGGTGGGACTGACCAACAGAGGCGACGACAAGGTCCAGACCTATTCCGGCGGCATGAAGCGACGCACCAACATCGGTGTCGCGCTGCTGCACGAGCCGAAGCTCCTGATCCTCGACGAGCCGACCGTGGGAGTGGACCCGCAGAGCAGGGTGGCCATCCTCGACAACGTCGAACGGCTCGTCGGCGAGGGAATGAGCCTGCTCTACACCTCCCACTACATGGAAGAGGTCGAGCGCATCTGCACCCGCGTCGGGATCATGGACAAGGGCCGGGTCGTCGCCGACGGCACGAGGCGTGAGCTGGTGGCAGAGCTCGGTGGCACCGACAGGATCGAACTCGTCCTCGACGGCGACGCCGACGCCGCGGTCGAGAAGCTGCGCGTTCTCGAGGGCGTCACCGAGGCCGTGATCACCGGGCCGAACTCGGTGCGGTTGCTGGCCGTCGAGGGACGCCACCTGCTTCCCTCACTCCTCGCGGCCGTGGCAGGAGCGGCCACGGTGACGGGCGTCGAGGTGATCGAGCCGGACCTCGAAGCGGCCTTTCTGCACCTGACCGGCAGCACACTGCGCGACTGA
- a CDS encoding right-handed parallel beta-helix repeat-containing protein gives MSSANGTRSEAAETTETTEVPVAPGESVQAVLATVEPNTVVRLAEGTYAGNLAVTTPGVSIVGAGPGRTVLVPGAVAPSTIPPLHDAPADVVSGIAVHATSDVTIEGLTVRGFSGAGVYVHSCSGVRLRDVESDANRVWGMYLRESGDVAVRRCRAGASQYAGVAFAFCSEADAVVSDSDFSGSAFGVFVDNSSGVRVLRNRCHGNAAGILLLHQTYEGELPGGVRDCLVADNEVSGNTLAAGGDEPDALGAAGPPISGVGIAAIGVERVTVVGNRVHDNRPSGPSVMPGALVLASSADWGGSDAVDNCFEWNVVTGNEPFDALVGTDPSGQRFRNNVVGSSQPEGLFEGHVEGHVEGQGPQGTV, from the coding sequence ATGAGTTCCGCGAACGGCACCCGGTCGGAGGCGGCCGAGACGACCGAGACGACCGAGGTGCCCGTGGCTCCCGGTGAGTCCGTGCAGGCGGTGCTCGCCACCGTGGAACCGAACACGGTGGTGCGGCTCGCCGAAGGGACGTACGCGGGCAATCTCGCCGTCACCACACCAGGTGTGAGCATCGTGGGCGCGGGCCCGGGCCGCACGGTGCTCGTGCCCGGCGCGGTGGCCCCCTCGACGATCCCGCCACTGCACGACGCGCCTGCCGATGTGGTCAGCGGAATCGCCGTCCACGCGACGTCGGACGTCACGATCGAGGGTCTGACGGTGCGCGGGTTCAGCGGCGCGGGCGTGTACGTCCACAGTTGCTCGGGAGTGCGGTTACGCGATGTGGAGTCGGACGCCAACCGCGTGTGGGGGATGTACCTGCGCGAGTCGGGTGACGTGGCGGTGCGACGGTGCAGGGCGGGCGCGAGCCAGTACGCAGGGGTGGCGTTCGCGTTCTGCTCCGAGGCCGACGCCGTGGTGTCGGACAGCGACTTCTCCGGCAGCGCGTTCGGCGTGTTCGTTGACAACTCCAGCGGGGTGCGCGTGCTGCGCAACCGCTGCCACGGCAACGCGGCGGGAATTCTCCTGCTGCATCAGACCTACGAGGGTGAACTGCCGGGTGGGGTGCGCGACTGTCTGGTCGCCGACAACGAGGTCTCCGGCAACACCCTCGCCGCGGGCGGAGACGAGCCGGATGCCCTCGGTGCGGCGGGCCCGCCGATCTCGGGTGTCGGCATCGCGGCCATCGGCGTCGAGCGGGTTACGGTCGTGGGTAACCGGGTCCACGACAACCGCCCCTCGGGGCCCTCGGTGATGCCCGGAGCGCTGGTGCTGGCCAGCTCGGCGGACTGGGGCGGTTCCGACGCGGTGGACAACTGTTTCGAGTGGAACGTCGTCACCGGCAACGAACCGTTCGACGCGTTGGTCGGAACGGACCCGTCGGGGCAGCGGTTCCGCAACAATGTGGTCGGCTCCTCCCAGCCCGAAGGACTGTTCGAAGGACACGTCGAAGGACACGTCGAAGGACAAGGACCACAGGGGACGGTATGA